In a single window of the Amycolatopsis sp. cg5 genome:
- a CDS encoding prepilin peptidase: protein MSWLTIVLFAAAGGFAGAAGRRALLSARVDVSASCCVLAAAVCWAVTGWRWSAGAWPSWWLPIALVITAFAVPLAYADLVSSRLPSVLTVPAYPAVMVAVGVAAAYDGPSIAVRACVGAMVFGGVHLAVHLCAPRSLGAGDVRLAGSVGGVLGAASWAALVLGALCAAVVTAALSLAGLSSAGRRWREGVPYGPGLLLGAWLIAEFPATGTGVAMVG, encoded by the coding sequence GTGTCATGGTTGACGATCGTCCTGTTCGCGGCCGCCGGTGGGTTCGCCGGCGCCGCGGGCAGGCGTGCGCTCCTTTCGGCCAGAGTGGACGTTTCGGCGTCCTGCTGCGTACTGGCCGCCGCCGTTTGCTGGGCGGTGACCGGGTGGCGCTGGTCGGCCGGGGCATGGCCTTCGTGGTGGCTGCCGATCGCCTTGGTGATCACGGCTTTCGCGGTCCCACTGGCCTATGCGGACCTGGTGTCCTCGCGGCTGCCGTCGGTGCTGACGGTTCCCGCGTATCCGGCTGTCATGGTCGCCGTCGGTGTCGCCGCGGCCTACGACGGCCCGTCGATCGCGGTACGGGCCTGCGTCGGCGCCATGGTGTTCGGAGGTGTGCATTTGGCGGTGCACCTCTGTGCGCCGCGGTCGCTCGGCGCCGGCGACGTCCGGCTCGCCGGGAGCGTCGGCGGAGTGCTGGGCGCGGCGAGTTGGGCCGCGCTCGTGCTCGGCGCGCTGTGCGCGGCGGTCGTCACCGCCGCACTGTCGTTGGCAGGGCTGTCGTCGGCCGGGAGAAGGTGGCGCGAAGGGGTCCCGTATGGCCCCGGGCTGCTGCTGGGCGCCTGGCTGATCGCGGAGTTCCCAGCAACTGGAACGGGGGTGGCCATGGTCGGATGA
- a CDS encoding anti-sigma factor produces the protein MTAEEDPFLSFDAAYVLGALSPEDRQAFEQHLRTCDDCARSVRELAGLPGLLSQITTPELLESEPPPPELLPSVLKKTKRSRRRRLLVTAGALVTAAAACLALVVVVTTPSSETPVPGVAMTALGAFPVQANVVVTDQAWGMELEMTCSYRGGRTNGDYVLVAVRRDGNTAELATWQAVPQYTARIVMGTPLHRADVQALEIRTKSGLALLRLTT, from the coding sequence GTGACCGCGGAAGAAGACCCGTTCTTGAGTTTCGACGCCGCGTATGTGCTGGGTGCTTTGTCCCCAGAGGATCGTCAGGCTTTCGAGCAACATCTCCGTACTTGTGACGATTGTGCCCGCTCGGTGCGGGAACTCGCCGGTTTGCCAGGGCTGCTGTCGCAAATCACGACGCCGGAGTTGCTCGAATCAGAGCCGCCCCCACCTGAATTGCTGCCTTCGGTGCTTAAGAAGACGAAGCGGAGCAGGCGTCGGAGGCTGCTTGTTACGGCGGGCGCGCTTGTGACGGCGGCCGCCGCCTGTCTTGCTTTGGTCGTGGTCGTGACAACGCCGTCGTCGGAGACGCCGGTGCCAGGCGTCGCGATGACGGCTCTCGGCGCTTTCCCTGTGCAGGCGAACGTCGTCGTGACCGACCAAGCCTGGGGCATGGAACTGGAAATGACCTGCAGCTATCGGGGTGGCCGGACCAACGGCGACTATGTACTGGTGGCTGTGCGAAGGGACGGGAATACGGCGGAGCTCGCGACCTGGCAGGCCGTGCCTCAGTACACGGCACGGATCGTGATGGGCACGCCTTTGCACCGTGCGGACGTGCAAGCGTTGGAAATCCGTACGAAATCTGGGCTCGCGCTGCTGCGGCTCACCACCTGA
- a CDS encoding sigma-70 family RNA polymerase sigma factor translates to MTGGAEDQLMRALHDDHAGALWSYALHLTGGDRTRAEDVVQETLLRAWRHPQVLDQSQGSARAWLFTVARRIAIDGWRAAAFRSEVTTDTPPELSISDGTERAVQGWLVAEALNELSARHREVLILCFFQGASVADAAARLGIAEGTVKSRTHYALRALRLVLEEKGVTQ, encoded by the coding sequence GTGACCGGAGGCGCCGAAGACCAGCTGATGCGCGCGCTGCACGATGACCACGCGGGCGCGCTGTGGTCCTACGCGCTGCATCTGACCGGCGGCGATCGGACCAGGGCCGAGGACGTCGTGCAGGAGACGCTGTTGCGTGCTTGGCGGCATCCTCAGGTGCTCGACCAGTCGCAGGGATCCGCACGGGCCTGGTTGTTCACCGTGGCGCGGCGAATCGCCATCGACGGCTGGCGGGCCGCCGCCTTCCGTTCGGAGGTCACCACCGACACCCCGCCCGAACTGTCCATCTCGGACGGTACGGAACGGGCTGTGCAAGGCTGGCTGGTCGCCGAGGCGCTGAATGAGCTCTCGGCGAGGCACCGGGAAGTTCTGATCCTGTGCTTTTTTCAGGGCGCGTCGGTGGCGGACGCCGCCGCGCGACTGGGAATCGCCGAAGGAACCGTCAAATCGCGGACGCACTACGCGTTGCGTGCGTTGCGGCTGGTCCTGGAAGAAAAGGGGGTGACTCAGTGA
- a CDS encoding ubiquinol-cytochrome c reductase iron-sulfur subunit: protein MTAELPTRRTVLSTGAAVAGMAALAACGSGSDTKTPAAGNPSAPAASGSQLATLADIPVGQAIAAKTPDGQEVIVARPTETTAAAFSAICTHQGCAVAPAGSELKCPCHGSLFDALTGAVKKGPADQPLPAVQVKVDGGKVVTA from the coding sequence ATGACTGCCGAACTACCCACCCGCCGCACAGTCCTGTCCACCGGAGCCGCCGTCGCGGGCATGGCCGCGCTGGCCGCCTGCGGTTCGGGCTCCGACACCAAGACGCCGGCCGCGGGTAACCCGTCCGCGCCCGCCGCGAGTGGCAGCCAGCTCGCCACGCTCGCCGACATCCCCGTCGGCCAGGCCATCGCCGCGAAAACGCCGGACGGCCAGGAGGTCATCGTCGCGCGGCCGACCGAAACCACCGCCGCCGCCTTCAGCGCCATCTGCACGCACCAGGGCTGCGCGGTCGCACCCGCCGGCTCGGAGCTCAAGTGCCCGTGTCACGGCTCGCTGTTCGACGCGCTCACCGGCGCGGTCAAGAAGGGGCCCGCCGACCAGCCGCTCCCCGCCGTCCAGGTGAAGGTCGACGGCGGCAAGGTCGTCACCGCCTGA
- a CDS encoding PTS glucose transporter subunit IIA, which produces MSLEILSPVNGTTVAMTEVPDPVFAESMVGPGVAVQPSGGRQDAVAPIDGTVVTLHPHAYVVAAADGKHAVLVHLGIDTVKQKGEGFTLHVVKGETVRAGQPVVGWDPEAVTAAGYSPVVPVVALDATADALSGVTAGATVTAGDPVFSWGS; this is translated from the coding sequence GTGAGCTTGGAGATCTTGAGCCCGGTGAACGGCACCACGGTCGCGATGACCGAAGTGCCCGACCCGGTTTTCGCCGAGTCGATGGTCGGCCCCGGTGTCGCCGTGCAGCCTTCCGGCGGGCGGCAGGACGCGGTCGCGCCGATCGACGGCACCGTGGTGACGCTGCACCCGCACGCGTATGTCGTCGCGGCCGCCGACGGCAAGCACGCCGTCCTCGTGCACCTCGGCATCGACACGGTCAAGCAAAAGGGTGAAGGATTCACCCTGCATGTCGTGAAGGGGGAAACGGTTCGCGCCGGGCAGCCGGTCGTCGGCTGGGACCCTGAGGCCGTGACCGCGGCGGGCTACTCCCCGGTGGTTCCGGTCGTCGCGCTCGACGCGACGGCCGATGCGCTGTCCGGGGTGACCGCGGGCGCCACCGTCACCGCGGGAGACCCCGTGTTCAGCTGGGGCTCCTGA
- a CDS encoding glucose PTS transporter subunit EIIB, with protein MSDGAGCSAERTGVNHRYGFVAHGGGHAGNRRSNEPQDLCEKETAMADERPEKILAALGGAGNIIEIEGCITRLRCELHDGSIIDEPALKAAGAMGVVKLGAVVQVIVGPEADNIASDIEDLL; from the coding sequence ATGTCTGATGGGGCAGGATGCTCCGCTGAGCGGACGGGTGTCAACCACCGTTATGGGTTCGTGGCCCACGGTGGCGGGCATGCGGGCAATCGGCGTAGTAATGAGCCGCAAGACCTGTGTGAAAAGGAGACCGCGATGGCGGACGAACGGCCGGAAAAGATTCTCGCGGCGCTCGGCGGTGCCGGAAACATCATCGAGATCGAGGGCTGCATCACGCGCCTGCGGTGTGAGCTCCACGACGGCTCGATCATCGACGAGCCCGCGCTGAAGGCGGCAGGCGCGATGGGCGTGGTGAAGCTGGGCGCGGTGGTCCAGGTGATCGTCGGGCCGGAGGCGGACAACATCGCCAGTGACATCGAGGACCTGCTGTGA
- a CDS encoding GntR family transcriptional regulator: MSTAAHGSPGADRVIEGPTPKHAQLREILRRTVERELPPGAAIPSERELAERYQVSRLTVRSAIGKLVEEGLLSRVRGKGTFTAARRMELQLYLMSFTDDMRRRGMAPTTEVLRTSTEVPPAPAASALGIGAETPAHRLMRLRRADGLPLAVERGWYHAGRLPGFFDLDLTQSLYSQLEQAYGVRPDHAWQTVWAESADRETARLLGLRTGSPLLVFRRVSSSHGEPVEDMTSWYRGDHYQVTMQLDRNTPDSGHHSHYGGTR; the protein is encoded by the coding sequence ATCAGCACGGCAGCGCACGGCAGCCCGGGGGCCGACCGGGTCATCGAAGGACCCACCCCGAAGCACGCCCAGCTTCGCGAGATCCTGCGCCGCACGGTCGAGCGGGAGCTGCCGCCAGGCGCGGCGATCCCGTCCGAGCGCGAGCTGGCCGAGCGCTATCAGGTGTCGCGCCTGACCGTACGCTCCGCGATCGGGAAATTGGTGGAGGAAGGCCTCTTGTCGCGCGTTCGTGGCAAAGGCACCTTCACCGCCGCGCGGCGCATGGAGCTGCAGCTCTACCTGATGTCGTTCACCGACGACATGCGACGCCGCGGCATGGCGCCGACCACCGAGGTGCTGCGTACCAGCACCGAGGTGCCGCCGGCGCCCGCGGCCAGCGCGCTCGGCATCGGCGCGGAAACCCCCGCGCACCGACTGATGCGGCTGCGCCGCGCGGACGGGCTGCCGCTGGCGGTCGAGCGAGGCTGGTATCACGCCGGCAGGCTGCCTGGGTTCTTCGATCTCGATCTCACTCAATCGCTGTATTCCCAGCTTGAGCAGGCATACGGCGTCCGCCCGGACCACGCCTGGCAGACGGTGTGGGCGGAATCGGCTGACCGCGAAACCGCACGCCTGCTCGGCCTGCGGACCGGCAGTCCCTTGTTGGTCTTCCGCCGGGTCTCCAGCTCGCACGGCGAGCCGGTGGAGGACATGACTTCCTGGTACCGGGGCGATCACTACCAGGTGACGATGCAGTTGGACCGGAATACCCCGGATTCCGGTCACCATTCCCACTACGGAGGTACCCGATGA
- a CDS encoding PTS transporter subunit EIIC: protein MSATTAAGKGQSRGLAGLQRFGRSLMLPIAALPAAGILLRLGQDDLLGKDGLGWDKVAAVFGAAGGGLFDWLPLLFAVAISVGFARKGDGSTAVAALVGWIVFNRVVQVFAPIKEMEGFKEGWLLAPTKWPYSVLGGVVVGLVTAILWQRYHRIKLPAYLAFFGGRRFVPIITSLVMIVLGVLFGLIFKQVDHVVHNIGDAVTGSPVVGGGIYGLVNRLLIPIGLHQLLNVPVWFIFGGGDLNNFFNHVQGSGSFMTGFFPIFMFALPAAALAIWQTAKPSQKKVVGGVMIAAALTSFLTGVTEPIEFAFMFVAWPLYLFHAVMTGLSMVLVNALGIKLGFSFSAGAIDFAFNSSLDTANKAWMLIPIGLVFAVIYFFVFKFVITKWNLATPGREDDSIEADLEKTAAK, encoded by the coding sequence ATGAGCGCCACCACAGCGGCGGGTAAGGGACAGAGCAGGGGGCTCGCGGGGCTGCAACGCTTCGGCCGCAGCCTCATGCTCCCCATCGCCGCACTGCCCGCCGCAGGCATCCTGCTGCGGCTCGGCCAGGACGACCTGCTCGGCAAGGACGGACTTGGCTGGGACAAGGTCGCCGCCGTCTTCGGCGCGGCCGGCGGCGGTTTGTTCGACTGGCTGCCGCTGCTGTTCGCGGTCGCCATCTCCGTCGGGTTCGCCCGCAAGGGTGACGGCTCGACGGCTGTCGCGGCACTGGTCGGCTGGATCGTGTTCAACCGGGTCGTCCAGGTCTTCGCTCCGATCAAGGAGATGGAAGGCTTCAAGGAGGGCTGGCTGCTCGCGCCGACCAAGTGGCCGTACAGCGTGCTGGGCGGTGTCGTGGTCGGTCTGGTGACCGCGATCCTGTGGCAGCGCTACCACCGCATCAAGCTGCCCGCCTACCTGGCGTTCTTCGGTGGCCGCCGGTTCGTGCCGATCATCACCTCGCTGGTCATGATCGTCCTCGGTGTGCTGTTCGGCCTGATCTTCAAGCAGGTCGACCACGTCGTCCACAACATCGGTGACGCGGTCACCGGCTCCCCGGTCGTCGGTGGCGGTATCTACGGCCTGGTCAACCGCCTGCTGATCCCGATCGGCCTGCACCAGCTGCTGAACGTGCCCGTGTGGTTCATCTTCGGCGGCGGCGACCTGAACAACTTCTTCAACCACGTGCAGGGTTCCGGCTCGTTCATGACCGGGTTCTTCCCGATCTTCATGTTCGCGCTGCCCGCCGCCGCGCTGGCGATCTGGCAGACCGCGAAGCCGTCGCAGAAGAAGGTCGTCGGCGGTGTGATGATCGCCGCGGCGCTGACCTCGTTCCTGACCGGTGTCACCGAGCCGATCGAGTTCGCGTTCATGTTCGTGGCGTGGCCGCTGTACCTGTTCCACGCGGTCATGACCGGTCTGTCGATGGTCCTGGTCAACGCTCTCGGCATCAAGCTGGGCTTCTCGTTCTCGGCAGGCGCGATCGACTTCGCGTTCAACTCGAGCCTCGACACCGCGAACAAGGCGTGGATGCTCATTCCGATCGGCCTGGTCTTCGCCGTGATCTACTTCTTCGTGTTCAAGTTCGTGATCACGAAGTGGAACCTGGCGACGCCGGGCCGCGAGGACGACTCGATCGAGGCCGACCTCGAAAAGACCGCAGCCAAGTAA
- a CDS encoding HPr family phosphocarrier protein — protein MPERRVTVASKVGLHARPAALVAKAAAAQPVAVQIAKAGGTPVAAGSVLNLMTLAAGHGDEVIISAEDAEGAQEAVDAIAELVASDLDA, from the coding sequence ATGCCAGAACGACGTGTCACCGTGGCCAGCAAAGTCGGCCTGCACGCCAGGCCGGCCGCACTGGTCGCCAAGGCGGCCGCGGCACAGCCGGTGGCGGTCCAGATCGCCAAGGCAGGCGGCACCCCGGTGGCCGCGGGCAGCGTGCTCAACCTGATGACCCTCGCCGCCGGTCACGGCGACGAGGTGATCATCAGCGCCGAGGACGCCGAGGGTGCTCAGGAGGCCGTGGACGCGATCGCTGAATTGGTGGCCAGCGACCTCGACGCGTGA
- a CDS encoding serine hydrolase domain-containing protein codes for MDSVRLIDQWPVDNAATAVVNPSGELLGSHGDAARPFALASVTKPLTAYTALIAIEEGVVELDTPAGPEGSTIRHLLSHTSGLAFDAHKPMAEPGTRRLYSNAGFEQLADAIAEHSGIPFAEYQTEALFGPLAMSATRLDGSPASGGVSTVADLVSFAVELQSPKLVATATLAEATSVVFPGLNGVLPGFGHQKPNDWGLGFELRDHKSPHWTGANSSPDTFGHFGQSGTFLWVDPAAQAACVTLTDRAFGPWAAEVWPGYTDAVLADLAR; via the coding sequence ATGGACAGTGTGCGGTTGATCGACCAATGGCCCGTGGACAACGCCGCGACGGCGGTGGTGAACCCGAGTGGCGAGCTGCTGGGCAGCCACGGTGACGCGGCACGACCGTTCGCGCTGGCTTCGGTCACCAAACCGCTCACCGCCTACACGGCGCTGATCGCCATCGAAGAGGGTGTCGTCGAATTGGACACCCCGGCCGGGCCCGAGGGCTCGACGATCCGCCACCTGCTCTCGCACACCTCCGGCCTCGCGTTCGACGCGCACAAGCCGATGGCCGAGCCCGGCACGCGCCGCCTATACTCCAACGCCGGCTTCGAGCAGCTCGCCGACGCGATCGCCGAGCACTCCGGCATTCCCTTCGCCGAATATCAGACCGAAGCCCTGTTCGGTCCGCTGGCGATGAGCGCCACCCGGCTCGACGGCTCCCCCGCCTCCGGCGGCGTTTCGACGGTGGCTGACCTGGTCTCCTTCGCCGTCGAACTCCAGTCACCCAAATTGGTCGCCACGGCGACACTCGCCGAGGCGACGTCCGTGGTCTTCCCGGGGTTGAACGGGGTTCTGCCGGGATTCGGCCACCAGAAGCCCAACGACTGGGGTCTCGGTTTCGAGCTGCGCGACCACAAGAGTCCACACTGGACCGGCGCGAACAGCTCGCCTGACACTTTCGGTCACTTCGGGCAGTCCGGCACGTTCCTGTGGGTCGACCCGGCCGCGCAGGCCGCCTGCGTCACGCTCACCGACCGCGCGTTCGGTCCTTGGGCCGCCGAAGTCTGGCCCGGTTACACCGACGCGGTGCTGGCTGACCTAGCAAGGTGA
- a CDS encoding alpha/beta hydrolase, which translates to MKRAFLLAALLAGACGAPTASPSSTSAQRTAAAIEAPAAMGTNGAAVPALHWTSCHQDFLCAAAAVPVSYRDPQGPSLNLAVIKLPATDPGHRIGSLFVNFGGPGTDGVSELTRFGARYPDELRARFDLVSFDPRGIGGSSPISCPGAENTVLGSPLRPEQHDTFYATSARAGQACAASSGKLLDHLSSANVARDMDLLRQATGDPKLNFLGYSYGTYLGGTYANIFPANVRAMTLDGTLDLVANATGKPGDENKPVDVRADTARAQMDELGVFFDECAKAACAFSGGDQRKKFDDIVAKLTRGRVAGTNLAGFLKTLESAFYQFGRWKRLGETLNTLAAATSPGPAAPVLDPYLPTHSTGYLAVQCVDSQNPQEPAVYDRLAVTEQTRVPYFALGAVFNMAQCIGWPGHDDDRYLGPWNRQRQNPILVVNNRHDPATPLHNAQSTVDELGDGRLLVVESFGHTSLNVHSACASAAMARYFVDLAAPPSGTTCAPDARPFG; encoded by the coding sequence GTGAAACGGGCTTTCCTACTCGCGGCTCTACTGGCCGGCGCGTGCGGCGCACCGACGGCCTCGCCGAGCTCGACTTCGGCACAACGAACGGCAGCGGCAATCGAGGCGCCGGCCGCGATGGGCACCAACGGCGCCGCCGTCCCCGCCTTGCATTGGACGTCTTGTCACCAAGACTTCCTCTGCGCGGCCGCGGCCGTCCCGGTCAGCTACCGGGATCCTCAAGGTCCGTCGCTGAACCTCGCGGTGATCAAACTGCCCGCGACCGACCCTGGTCATCGGATCGGCTCGCTTTTCGTCAATTTCGGCGGCCCCGGCACCGACGGGGTCAGCGAACTGACGCGTTTCGGCGCCCGCTATCCCGACGAGCTCCGTGCCCGCTTCGACCTGGTGAGCTTCGACCCGCGTGGCATCGGCGGCAGCTCGCCGATCAGCTGTCCGGGCGCGGAGAACACGGTGCTCGGCTCACCGCTGCGGCCCGAGCAGCACGACACGTTCTACGCGACGAGCGCCCGCGCGGGCCAGGCATGCGCGGCCAGTTCGGGCAAGCTGCTGGACCATCTCTCGTCGGCGAACGTCGCCAGGGACATGGACCTGCTCCGGCAGGCCACCGGTGACCCCAAGCTGAACTTCCTCGGCTACTCCTACGGGACCTACCTCGGCGGCACCTACGCGAACATATTCCCGGCGAACGTCCGGGCGATGACCTTGGACGGCACCCTCGACCTGGTCGCCAACGCCACCGGCAAGCCAGGCGACGAGAACAAACCCGTCGACGTCCGCGCGGACACCGCCCGCGCCCAGATGGACGAGCTTGGCGTGTTTTTCGACGAATGCGCCAAGGCGGCCTGCGCGTTCTCCGGCGGCGACCAGCGGAAGAAATTCGACGACATCGTCGCGAAACTGACCAGAGGCCGGGTCGCCGGCACGAACCTCGCCGGGTTCCTGAAAACCCTCGAAAGCGCGTTCTACCAGTTCGGTCGTTGGAAGCGCCTCGGCGAAACCCTGAACACCCTCGCGGCGGCCACCTCTCCCGGCCCGGCCGCACCTGTCTTGGATCCCTACCTGCCGACTCATTCGACGGGCTACCTGGCGGTCCAATGCGTCGACAGCCAAAATCCGCAAGAACCCGCCGTATACGACCGGCTGGCGGTCACCGAGCAGACCAGGGTGCCGTATTTCGCGCTGGGCGCGGTGTTCAACATGGCGCAGTGCATCGGCTGGCCCGGTCACGACGACGACCGCTACCTGGGCCCGTGGAACCGTCAGCGGCAAAACCCGATCCTCGTGGTCAACAACAGGCACGACCCGGCGACACCACTGCACAACGCCCAGTCCACTGTGGATGAGCTCGGCGACGGCAGGCTCCTGGTCGTCGAAAGCTTCGGCCATACTTCGCTCAACGTGCACAGCGCGTGCGCTTCGGCCGCGATGGCCCGCTACTTCGTCGACCTGGCCGCACCGCCGTCTGGGACTACCTGCGCGCCGGACGCGCGGCCATTCGGCTGA
- a CDS encoding LuxR C-terminal-related transcriptional regulator gives MQPAIETLSAREQDVLENLAADRTDREIAARLGIRERTVRAHVSRIILKLGVASRVGAAVAFTEWKVCGCLGGVGKSREIEKMHMKSSCHR, from the coding sequence ATGCAGCCGGCCATCGAAACACTCAGTGCTAGAGAACAAGACGTGCTCGAAAACCTCGCAGCGGACCGTACCGACCGTGAGATCGCCGCCAGGTTGGGAATTCGCGAGCGAACGGTGCGTGCTCATGTCAGCCGGATCATCCTGAAACTCGGCGTCGCGTCACGCGTTGGCGCCGCAGTGGCGTTCACCGAATGGAAGGTCTGCGGCTGTCTCGGCGGAGTGGGAAAGTCCAGGGAGATAGAGAAGATGCACATGAAATCGTCATGTCATCGCTGA
- a CDS encoding D-2-hydroxyacid dehydrogenase family protein — MKIAILDDYQNVALGFADWASLNAEIEVFTEAFDHADEVAERLKGFEVVVAMRERTKFPAELLARLPDLKLLVSTGRRNAAIDVAAARELGITVSATGYIPQPTAEHTWALILAAARNLPAEVQSMRDGGWQTTVGMTLHGKTLGLLGLGTLGAGAAKIGQVFGMETIAWSQNLTQEKAEPHGVTAVSREELFRRADVLSIHLVLSDRSRGLVGAEEFAMMKKTAILVNTSRGPIVDETALVDALRRKEIGCAAIDVYDTEPFPADHPLRSLENTVLTPHIGFVTREVYEIFYRDAVEDIAAYQAGEPIRLME; from the coding sequence ATGAAGATCGCCATCCTGGACGACTACCAGAACGTCGCGCTCGGTTTCGCCGACTGGGCCTCGTTGAACGCCGAAATCGAGGTGTTCACCGAGGCGTTCGATCATGCCGACGAGGTCGCCGAGCGGCTCAAAGGCTTCGAAGTGGTCGTCGCGATGCGCGAACGGACCAAGTTCCCCGCCGAGTTGCTCGCCAGGCTGCCCGATCTGAAGCTGCTCGTCAGCACGGGGCGCCGCAACGCCGCCATCGACGTCGCGGCGGCTCGTGAGCTGGGAATCACGGTCTCCGCCACCGGATACATCCCGCAGCCGACTGCCGAGCACACCTGGGCGCTCATCCTCGCCGCCGCGCGGAATCTGCCCGCCGAGGTGCAGTCGATGCGTGACGGCGGCTGGCAGACGACGGTCGGGATGACGCTGCACGGCAAGACGCTCGGCCTGCTGGGGCTGGGCACACTCGGCGCGGGCGCGGCCAAGATCGGGCAGGTGTTCGGCATGGAGACCATCGCGTGGAGCCAAAACCTGACGCAGGAGAAGGCCGAGCCACACGGCGTTACCGCGGTCTCGCGGGAGGAATTGTTCCGCCGCGCTGATGTGCTTTCGATCCACCTCGTGCTCAGCGACCGCAGTCGCGGACTCGTCGGTGCCGAAGAATTCGCTATGATGAAGAAGACCGCGATTCTCGTCAACACGTCGCGTGGTCCGATCGTCGACGAAACCGCGTTGGTCGACGCATTGCGCCGCAAAGAAATCGGTTGTGCGGCGATCGACGTTTATGACACGGAACCGTTCCCGGCGGACCATCCGCTGCGTTCGCTCGAGAACACCGTGCTCACACCGCACATTGGTTTCGTGACCCGTGAGGTCTACGAGATCTTCTATCGCGACGCGGTCGAGGACATCGCCGCGTACCAGGCCGGTGAGCCGATCCGCCTGATGGAGTAA
- a CDS encoding endonuclease/exonuclease/phosphatase family protein: MKRFLAVSAATLLVTMAVPASADAFFGENVRFATFNASLNRSAAGQLLADLSKPGNAQADEVAEVIQRNRPDVMLVNEFDYVPGNAAADAFRRNYLRVSHNGARPIDYPYAYTAPVNTGVPTGFDLDRDGQVGGGNDAHGFGLFEGQYGLLVLSKYPIDVARIRTFQKFLWKDMPGALLPDDPATPAPHDWYSPQALDVLRLSSKSHWDVPLRVGGTTVHFLVSHPTPPSFDGPEDRNGTRNNDEIRFFADYVTPGKGGYIYDDKGRRGGLSAHEKFVVAGDNNSDPLDGDSVPGAIDRLLRAPRVIETRPGSQGAVEAARLQGGANVNHKTNPFFDTGDFNDKAPGNLRVDYVLPSRGLVPWHAEVFWPLAADPLARLNDASDHHLIRVDVFVPRW, encoded by the coding sequence GTGAAACGATTTCTTGCCGTCTCCGCCGCGACACTGCTGGTGACGATGGCCGTACCCGCTTCGGCTGACGCGTTCTTCGGCGAGAACGTGCGCTTCGCGACGTTCAACGCGTCGCTGAACCGGAGCGCGGCTGGTCAGCTGTTGGCGGACCTGTCGAAGCCTGGCAACGCTCAGGCCGACGAGGTGGCCGAGGTGATCCAGCGCAACCGCCCGGACGTCATGCTGGTCAACGAGTTCGACTATGTGCCCGGCAACGCGGCTGCCGACGCGTTCCGCCGCAACTATCTCCGGGTTTCGCACAACGGGGCCCGTCCCATCGACTACCCGTACGCCTACACGGCACCGGTCAACACCGGGGTGCCCACCGGCTTCGACCTCGATCGTGACGGTCAGGTCGGCGGCGGCAACGACGCGCACGGCTTCGGGCTCTTCGAGGGCCAATATGGCCTGCTCGTGCTGTCGAAGTACCCGATCGACGTGGCTCGGATACGGACGTTCCAGAAGTTCCTCTGGAAGGACATGCCCGGGGCGCTGCTCCCGGACGACCCAGCGACCCCGGCGCCGCACGACTGGTACTCACCGCAGGCGCTCGACGTGCTCCGGCTTTCGTCGAAATCCCACTGGGATGTGCCACTGCGCGTCGGCGGCACGACTGTGCATTTCCTCGTTTCGCATCCGACACCGCCGAGCTTCGATGGGCCCGAAGATCGCAACGGCACTCGTAACAACGACGAGATCCGCTTCTTCGCCGACTATGTGACGCCTGGCAAGGGTGGCTACATCTACGACGACAAGGGGCGCCGTGGTGGTCTCTCCGCGCACGAAAAGTTCGTCGTCGCCGGCGACAACAACTCCGATCCGCTGGACGGCGACAGCGTTCCCGGCGCCATCGACCGGTTGCTGCGCGCGCCACGCGTGATCGAGACGAGGCCGGGCAGCCAGGGAGCCGTCGAGGCGGCCCGGCTGCAGGGCGGCGCGAACGTGAACCACAAGACCAACCCGTTCTTCGACACCGGAGACTTCAACGACAAGGCGCCGGGCAACCTGCGTGTCGACTATGTCCTGCCTTCGCGAGGTCTGGTGCCGTGGCACGCCGAAGTGTTCTGGCCGCTCGCCGCGGACCCGCTCGCCAGGCTGAACGACGCTTCGGACCATCACCTGATCCGCGTGGACGTCTTCGTGCCCCGCTGGTGA